Sequence from the Ictalurus furcatus strain D&B chromosome 25, Billie_1.0, whole genome shotgun sequence genome:
ctctctctctctctctctctctctcccacacacacacacacacacacacacacacacacacacacacacactcatttggctgaaaaataaacatgaggatGAATATTTTTGCCAACAggtgttaccatggcaaccccACAGTGCCGCTTCGAGCCTCATGCCAGACCACTaaggactctgtgtgtgtgtgtgtgtgtgtgtgtgtgtgtgtgtgtgtgtgtgtgtgtgtgtcgtcttTCATCTGAAGAGAAGTCTGTGCTAAAGGCATTTCAgagagatatgtgtgtgtgtgtgtgtgtgtgtgtgtgtgttttcaaagGCATCAGAGGAGACGCAGAGGGACCATTGGCTTGTcactaaaatgtatttgtattttgtcaCATCCAGAAAGAGAACCACTGATAAGGAACATGGGGACAGGGCAATAAGCTACAAGAAGTCATGACAAGAAATGGTGACGATTCACAAGGCAACAAGTAACAGGGCAAGAAGGGCAAGAAGCCATACGGTGACAGGGTGACAACTGATGGATCAATAAGTCACAGGGCAACAATCAACAGCCATGGCCCCACTTATTTATATACAATCAACAGCCATGGTCCtacttatttatatacaatCAACAGCCATGGTCCTacttatttgtgtttttgtcctCATGGAATTGAGGTTAATCCAAATGACTTCCCTCCCTACCATTCCCCAGTTCACAGAGGAGCGTTATATCCAGGTTTTCTGGCACTATTTACTTCTAGAGGTTATGAAGATGGTCCAAATTTACTTCTATAGCATGAAAGGCTTTCACAGACAATCTGAGAGTAATGGTAAGCTTAAGGGTATCATCCATTTTCAAAGGGTGGTGCTGTAAAGCTCACTTAGCATGTGAAATCAGCTGATCTAATAGTATTCTTTAGCTAGCATAATGtgtgatgtgtggtgtgtgatatGTGAtctttttatacatatttggGGAACGTTTGCCCTGCACCAAATTGGAGAATTTAAATGTTCCAGCTTGTCATGCCCCAATTtctattaaattttatttatctttttgttaacagagaacagagagagaatgaaatgcAAGGCACGTCAAGGTGATACGTGTAAATTCTTTCCACCAGCATGCAATAAATTTCAAATATGGATCGCTGTGTTAAATGAAAATTTTCAATAATAAGAACAAGCTAAGGTGATGAATATTGGATTATACCATGTTTGATAACTTTTGGAATAAACACAGTTCTTGGTCAGAGCTTCAGACTACTATTTGCACTGTGCAATGACAATTaagttctatctatctatctatctatctatcctctgTCATGTGATCTGACACTAGGATGTTTATCTGAAGGTGAAGGACTGGTAtgtcataaacaaacacattgtAGCTGACAAAATAAAGATTCTGACTGTGTTCACAGTGCTACTGTTGGATAGTAAACCTCTTGCAGAATTCATTCCAGTCATTATCTGGACATGGATCCTAGTGTTTGAGGTGAAACCGAAgtcaggaaaacagacagaaattTGGAGATCGTCATGGAAACTTCATATgctagtttcatttttatttttttctaaaaaggCACTCACTACATTGAAAGTAATGCTTGCACAATTATGCACAATTTCATtgcactttaaaatgtttatatatatttttaaaactggaGGACGTTCAGCGTTTAACTCGATAAACTCGTCACGTTTATAAACGCTCATTTTCAGAAGCACGTAGCAGTACACTCAATACCATACCGTAATATATTAGCACAAAAGGCATGCTTTTAGTTTCCATGtctttaaattctttttatgtttgtttgttttaaaatgctttgaacatttaaaaaactcTTCATAGCATCATCTTCATGACAAAACATTAAGTCCTTTTTGCTGCATTCACACTAGACTACTGCGAACAAGAAGAGCACGTCGGGTGTGTAAAGCTCAGCAACAAGCACATGTGCGAAGGATTGCGATAGTGAGGTATTGCGTAGGCATGTGCCAGTAACTGGCTACACGGTACATCATGATattcaacacacacaatattgttAGCGTGGACAAAATATCATCATTCCTCTGCATTCCATTGTTCTTGGAGAACAAGCCATTCTGGACAGAACTGGACAGAACATCGTGATAATATCGAAAACCATGATTAACTTGGATGAGGTGAATGGAACATTGCCACATGCCTAGTTATGCAAGGGAATCATAGTTTTAAtacaacatacatacacacatcagacacgcacacacacacacacacacatatactgtatttttacaCACAGAAGGCATCTTGTACGACAGCTTCACTGTTTagcgaaataaataaaaacacagaaagcTTCTCAGCTTGTGAAAGTGCTAAGTGTGATGAGGACATGTTTACACCAAAACGTGATGTGATAGCTCAGACAAatctgaaatgttcacaatgttcTCTTCACCGCAAACGATTTGTGTGTGCaatttgcactggagctacgatgctaatgtagctaacatgTAATAACAAGTATATACGCACCAGGTTAAACGTGTGAGTGTGTTGGAGTAAAGGGgacattgtgaacatttcatcTTTGGCCATTCTTTCACAGACTAAAAAGTGCACCATCGATTCTGATCTGATTCGGATTTTTGACACTATGGCTTCAATTCCGCTCCATTGTCAAAAACATGTGCGATGACCGATGACGAGGTTGGAGGAATGCAGTGTACAGTAAGGTACAAAAGTCTGAGTGACTCGTTTCATTTCATCAGTTATTCAACACAACCTGGTGTGataaagtggagttactgttatcaccccaaggttaatttaataataataatacccaaaagtgatttttgtgttgattattttagtgttttattcctcttacaccacaaaaatttatcatttttttaatttattaaagaacactatcataatttattattttttttaaatagttacatttaatgttgtggaacgtcagttcctgttctcaattaattagttaatatgacaaaaaaatgcaCCTTTCATGTTACAGCGAACCCGCAAAGAAGCATCAATTTAAAGTTAcggctttatctctgactgttacacagagctgacactggagactccttccataaacgttacataaacatctccataCAGAAAAGTTCCCCATATTTATGATTACGATtagctgtgaatgagctgttactataaaaacactaacgtattagaacgagcgcattaatataaacctgtgatttgcatcagagctgctgttacagaagattaatcaacaccttctgaccaatcacaatccagaactccacaatgctgtggtgtaaaagaagaaaacagaattGAGAGTAGTTTTAGAAAACTGACAAAATGACACGGTTCTTGTACTCAGACATTTGGTCCTGACtgtgtgtatagtggtgtaGGATGGACTACAAGCCCTGAGATCTCATTGGTTATGAAAATGAACAGCATGTGTTTTTATAGAGGACAATAAAAATCCAAGATCATGCACATATATCATTTGCTTCAAAATTTCAGAACTTCATCCAATTTTCAATGCTACTTTGGGCAATGTGATTTTTTTAGGGAATATATATTAGGCATGTGCCGACACTTggttattttaaatatagttaaaCATCCTGCATTTTCACTCTACCTTCCATTCACCAAGAGCGAGAGATTAAGTCCAGACCTTACAACCCTTACACATTTTGTGTCTGAGCTCCGGATTTTAACATcaacacacatatttataactcaaaaatacagaaaaacttCTTTTAGgataataaagcaataaaaaccGCACAGGAGCCAAACGTCCTAAGAATCTGGGATGATTGACAGTTGtgtaggtgttttgaactctctaatattatattaataatatattaataataataaatattattattattattataaaactcTCTAAACTGATaccctggaagccccgcccctttcccaATTTCACATTAATAATGCTTTGGCCAGTTATATTATCAATTGTCCTGCTTGAAAGATGGGCTGATCCATATGGCTGACTTATTTTGGACAAAAATTAGAAGGAGAAAGTAGTCAATAATTCTGTTCTGGAAAGTCTGAGAAATATGAGATGAGTTTAGCATTGTATTCCAGTAAGAAACTAGTTCCCTATGCTACATAggcaacatccatccattctctgtactgcttatccttactgggttggagggaacctggagcctatcccagggggcatggggcacaaggtggtggacaccctggacaggatgccaatccataCACTACTGAGActtttggacatgtcaatcagcctacaatcagccagtctttggactgggggaggaaactggagtatccagaggaaacccccgaagcatggggagaacatgaaaactccgcaTACACAGGGCTGCTGTGGGAaatgaacccccaaccctagaggtgtgaggcaaacacgctaaccattaagccacatAATCCAGTAAACTAGCGAGTGACCAGCAGCACACTGAAAGTGACATATGACATATGATGACATGATACCCGATGAGGTTCCTTTTCAGTTAAAATGCTGCCTAACAAGACTGGGGCCTTCAACCAATGTGACTACTAAAGAAGTTGCCAGAATGAAACATATCCAGTATCTAATACTGTGTCGACATCCTTAACCATGATAAAAGGTTAAGGACTTATcacaatttaaaattttatatcgACACATGCCTAATGTATATCATGGAATTTTTTCTgatacattacatttttaaatcagttttctTAATTCATCTCcatctgtatttttttcatttatattattttcatatctTCAAGTTCATTGTGGAAAGAGCTCAATATCATCTTTCAGTCTTTCAGGCCAGTAAATGTCACTTTAATTCGCTACAGTTCACTTGCTGAAACTTTGATAGGATCCTTTTTCAAAAACTGTTTTGCTTTTATTGGTCTGtcaggtgaattttttttaaatcaagttatCAGGACACAGTGAAAAGTTTCACTAACATTAAAATGGGATGTTACAATTTTCCCATCAGCGTCAATGAGAAATAAGGCACTTTTATTTTTCAAGAAAGATGATTTCTCCTATCTAAATGTCCATTTCTACACGAAACTCCTcaagttttttttccttatcttctttttctttttctttttcttttcctcctcccccttcttcttcttcttcttcttcttcttcttcctcttctaattcttcttctttggtCTTTGCCGGCACCATCATGAATCCATTCTGTGATTTCGGGCTCTCGACGAACAACGGCAGATCCGACAGACTGGTGTTGACCTCCTTCTCcaactcttcctcctccacctctttcttctcctcacTGCCGGTTTTCCGTCCATCTCCTGGGATGTTCTTCTTTAGCTCCTTGTTCTTGGCTCGTTTGGCCAGTTTGCTGACAGAGCCGAATCGGTTAAATATGTTGTCGTTTAGCTTTGCGTTGATGCTCTCCTGAGACGATGTCTTGAAGTTAGTCGCTGCATCCAGGATGTTGAAGTTTGCCACTCGTCGCTCATTAGGATGAGATAAGATGTCGAGCGACTGAGCACGCTGGTCCAATCCAAGCTGACGACGCTCCATGTTGCGAATCGTTGCGGCACGTTGCAATTTATCGTGAACCTCCACACTAAGGCGACGCCTCGTTTCTCTGATTTCAGCCCGAACATTTGCTTTCCACTCGGCAGCATGAGCTTTGAACTCACCAACCTGAGAAGACAGATAAACACTTTGTAAACCTTATGAAAGCTTTATGTGCTTAGCTGAATTTCTCATTTCccttcatcttttatttatattctcaGGAGGATTTTCAAGCATGGGGAGAGTTTTTGGGGATCCATTTCCATCGGTATTGTTTATATTGATCAGAATTGAGATGAAACAAAAGATTTTAGAACAAATGTTATAGTCAAATCTCAACAATGCTATGTATGAGGAATAACAATGGACCTtgtttatcaaactggatacaAAAGCTAGCGCATGTGGTGTTGATGAAACTCCAGTTTGTTCGGAAAAATTATGGTACCTAATGACTTTGCATAGATTCCCGTATGAGGACACTCACTAATGTGAAACTTGATTGATCTGCTTCAAAGTGTGTAATTGTcgattatgtttttatatacagattatatatatatatatatatatatatatatatatatatatatatatatatatatatatatatatatatatatatatcaattacACACCAATTTAATGAACaatttgtaatcattttgtGATCATTGCTTCATATTAAtggccagaaagaaagaaactacaaaacaaatccataaattaagacaattaAGACTAGCCCTTCAATCAGGACAAAAGGAGGAGGGAAAGGAGAAAGAGTTAGTGTGTCTTAGCAGTCGtatatatgacaggataagatgaccacggttatacatttttaaatccatttttgcTACAAACCATAAATGGGGACTCATTGCAGGTAGGAACAAAAGTCGTGAATGAGCATCTGAAGGAACATCGGACCACACGCACCACaggattggtctgaggaatcattcGAGGCAATTGTTTGTAAAATGTTAACCTAGTAAATGTTGACTTGCCACCTCCTTGCCACCCAACATTAAGTCCAGGAAGGGACAGGAAGTGTGAAAGGCAACCAGGGATGCCGCTATACTACCCAGTGaattaaaaatctaaatcagtAACCTGAGGGAATTTTACATTTGGTTAAAAAGATTTGTAGCATACTTCGAGGTTTATGGACATTCTGAAATGCATAATTTTAACCCAAACAGGAACATTAATACAGATTTTTTACctcttcttttgtctttttggaCAGGACTCGTAGCCAGTCTCCGATCATACTCAGTACAGCAGCGAAGTATGCCAGACCAACCAGGATCCAGAACCAAACCAGTGGCTTGTACCAGTTATAATATTCTTTTGCCCGGTTTCCTCCTGCAAAATCCACCAGTGTGATGTGTTAATCTGTGAACTAATGTAAGGACAAATGATTGTGTTCTTATTGGCTAAAAAATATCAGGGATACATAGCATAATGCAAAAGGGAATCGATATTAGGTCCAGTCAGATATAAATAATGGTTTTCTgagtaataaaaatcaaatgaataaaataccaGGCATGTATCAGCAGAGTGAATGTCCCCAGCAGAGACTTGTGCTACGGTGGCaataaataaactgtcaaaTTTCATTACCACCACAAAGTGTCTGATAATCATGGGATTAGTTACACTGAAgtggtttatttcattttggaaACATAAAGTAAAATCAATATGAGATCAAGTGTACATCAGTCCTGACTGATGGTGTTATAAAGTTCTGCAACACCTGATACGTATGCCATAATCCATTAGTAATGACTGATTCAGATCCATCATGGTGTATACATTTGTGACTAGCATTTACTCTGCTCCTGCTATTTTCTCAAGCAAAGAATGTTTAGGATACTacatcaaaatgtttttttttcttctatttttttttttttttttttttacataacttCCTTTTTCTTCCGCAGCACCCATTTACCTGTGGAGTACCTCAGGACTCCATTTTAGGTCCAATCCTATTCCTTTGATATGCATGCAATACAAGAAATAATGAGAATAATAAACACTAACAAGATTTTACAGGAACAGGGAGTAATAATATCCTGGGGTGTGGCTGAAATAGAGCTGGAgcaagaggaaaatgagagCTAATGAGAAGATACTTCTTTTATCATTGGATAAAACTTGTGTTTTAATGTAAGTGGTGAAATAAAAGCTGTCTGAATATTCTGTAATACCTGCAACATAGTCTCCAATGCCAACAGTCGTTAGTGTgataacaacaaaataaatcGCATCGAGCGCCGTCCATTCTTCAATTTCTTTGAAAATAACTGCCGGAATTGTGACGAAGACGATGCATCCGGCGAGGATGAAGAGTAATGTCGAGGCCACACGGATTTTCGTCTGGCTGATTTGATTATTCTTGTTCTGGTGGTGGAGAGATAAAAATGATTAGCATAGACTTTAATGTGTACTTCCTCTATAAATTCTATACTAGAGCTGTATAGAATTTTAGTAATATtttagttaaataaaatgtacattgtgatatacactcaccatccacatCATTAGGAACAaatgtacacctgctcatttatgcagttatataatcagtcaatcatgttaCAGCAGCGCAATgcttaaaatcatgcagatacaggtcaagagcttcagatattgttcacatcaaacatcagaattaagAAAacgtctgatctctgtgactttaaccgtgttATTGTtttgagaatttcagaaactggtgATCTCCTGTGATtgtcacacacaacagtctctagagtttacacagacaaaacaaaaacactgagtgagcacTCTGGGTGGAAacgtcttgttgatgagagaggtcagaggaacatggccagattggttcgaacTGCCAAGAAGGAtacagtaattcaaataatcactctttacaaccgtggtgagcatgCAGATAagctacaacagaagaagaccACATTGTGTTCCACTCCTGTCTTCCAAGAACCGGAATCTGAGGCTGTCATGGCCACAGGCTCACCCGAAATGAACAGCCtgagactggaaaaagaccaggtgattttttaaaaaaaatcttcaactgtatagtttgggtgagtctgtgtacaggtgttccttttAAAGTGGACGATGAGTGTAATTTATCAGTAACACAATCCACAATCTGACAACACAAATTCTGATGTCATCTCAGAGCTTGGacatcttctgtgtgtgtgtatatatatatatatatatataaaattacattacacaTTTCCACATGGAAAAGTAATGGTGTCTGAAGACTGTATGACTGTAAACTATCATTTACAGATGGAGGAATAAAACCTCATCTAAAACCAGACAGCTGAATGTGAAACATAAAGTAATTTATAGACACtagagcagaaggaaagataatgaactctacatggctctgtagcagctaaacccatacagtgatagctcaGCTGTGCCTCCGCTTGGCTAGCGAtgccaaactagcctagttagataagttttatgttttatgggTCTGGTCGTCCTACACACAATGacacacccgaggcaagttttataataaatacaactttttctgatcacgTCATACACTgacgctaaaattactgaaagaactctgagtttcactttgtggtgtatttttgtaggttttgaaagtaaagtgaaagtaaagtaattaataACCTGATTATTTTTACATGCAGTGATCAGTaacgtaatcagattacaattttaatgtagtaattagtaatctgtcgtggattacttttttgagtaacttacccaacactgatcTATCCATCCTAACACACTTTACCCAAGACAATAAATTATTGGAACATAATGACTCAAACACTGTGAGGAgtaaaaacaggaaacagaaaggAACCATCCAgtgttcagtattcagtattcagtattttCTCCCAGATGTTATCAAACATTTTTCGTGCAGTCtggataaataaaaactaaagctGTAATGTATTATAAGCTTttagaacaataaataaaatcattaactGTGACTTTAAGAGATTAATAATAGAAGTGAGATACACAGAGATggcgtgtgagtgagtgtgatatCTTGCCATCAGTGACACGGTAAGTGAGTGATGAAGAACTGTGTAATAAATTTAGTGACATTTCATGACTGTGAAGGTGAAGCTCTGTCCTAATTAACCCTAATAATGAGCCATCTCACACTGTTCCTGTCAAAATTATCCGTTTAACCTTGCTAATGACGCTGAAGGCTTTACATGCTCATTTCAGTCCCTCTACATCAGTGGTCACCGATCCTCCTCCTTGAGATCCGCCTTCCTGCAGGgttcatctccatctccatctccaaaATTGAACACACCTGATTTAACTGATTAAGAACTTCTTACGGCAATGATTATAGTTGGagataaagtcttcaggaaggtagatctccaggaacagggttggtgaccactgctccaCAGGATATGAGCTGTTTATTAGTTACTTACTAGTTACAAAACTAgcattttatggagatgccagtaatcctgaccctttctgctctccagacctgcctgatctgttcggatgccctacctctggatggagctctcatcaattccaattccacatggacgttctcgctgtggttgctgggactacggttgctgtgatgcccttgggactgcaattaccacatgcagttttgcactcaggtctcctttagtgaacagtggactagttcaacaaacagacttcatataaaaccaaaatgaatttactttcacactatccgttgttacccagatgaggacaggttcccttctgagtctggttcctctcaaggtttcttcctcatatcatcagggagtttttccctcgccaccgtcaccaccggctcgctcaatagggataaattcacacacttaaaatctgtatcctgtgtttatatgtttctgtaaagctgctttgagacaatgttcattgtttaaaagcgctacacaaataaaactgaattgaattgaatttattaaataatttctgtTACAGACATGATGCTCAGGTGAACTAAGACATCTGTTTTTAATGATGTGCAGTAATGAAGTAATGAAGTAGAAGTATTTCAACTTCACCGTTCTGTCAACTTTGTCTTTTACTGTATTACATTCTTAAAATAAACTGACTTTTACGATGACGAATTTTCCCAGACATACTGGCTTACTGCATCATTAACACCTATTCCTagtcctttctctttttcctaTATCAAATATAGGTCCAGATAacttttgatcattttcttaATTCTCTGATCACCCAGGAAACTCTTCAGATCTGAGAGTTGTTACGGTTACTCCAAAATCGGCGCTagactacattacccatcaccCCAGtacatcacatgaccatgtcacatgtctcacTGAGCACTCACACCTGTTCTATGTTACCCCTAATAATCACCACTATTTAAGTTCTGGCTTCTGTGTGTTTCATTGTAAATCTTTTGTCACTTCCTGCGTGTGTGTCAtcatatatttatctatctatctatatatatatatatatatatatatatatatatatatatatatatatatatatctctatatcaaCTGCCTCTACAAAATCCTGACAAGATTCAACTCACAGCATTCGCTCCAAAGAACTGATTCAAACAGCCACTTCAAAAAGCCAATTTAAAGAGCTGATTCAAGGAGTCGATTCAAAGAGTCATTTCATAGAATCAATTCAGAGACATTTCAAaaagcctattattattattattattattattattattactattattattattaccctgAACATCTTTTCCACTTTGGCGATGGTCTTTACAAAGATGGTGCCGAGTTGATCTCCGACTCCAGCCAGCAGGAAGCCAAAGAGCGGGATGCCGAATATGGCATACAGAATGCAGAAAGTTTTCCCTCCCTCTGTGCTTGGAGCGATGTTCCCGTATCCTGCGGAAGAGTGAAACAGAAGAAAAGTTGGAGATATTGCATGTTCAATTAGAAACCAGGCCAGTTTGTGGTGAAAGCATTCTTCATGCTCGGTCAATTTCCATGATTTCTATGCACACTTGGaatagtttatatttttatatcgaCCAATCAATTTATATCATTTAACAAATCCTtcagtaaagttgtgtgtaaaggTTTGGCCAAACCAATAAAATTTCCTGCCAGATTCAAAGACTTTCACTGATTTTCTTCAGACTCATATGTGTACAATGATAAATTTCGATCAACCAACCAGCTGATTTATatttagccacacccacaaaactccaagAAAGGCAAAGATGAACAACAAAATGATGATTAAACGGTGAAAGAGCACCTCCTAAGTGCAATGTGTGCTAAATCTTCCAATAGTGCAGCTCATCCACTGCAGTGCTTTAGCaaccatagacacacactagCTCCTCCTCCTTTAATAGGGTGATATTACTTTATCCTGAaattatggatttgttttggaatagctttctttcaagtcattaTTATGAAAAGATAAGATtcacaaaatgtttataaatttataaataaacgcTGTAAAAAGATGatatataaaatcacagtaACTCATCCATAATTATATGATGTGAAGATAATCCATAGAGGTTCACGTTATACGGACACGTCTTCTATGGAAATCTAACTCATAACATCATTTCTCTGAACATTACATTTCTTGTATTAATGCTCCTGCAAATGATTTAAGAATAAATTAGCTCTTATCTAAATACCATGAGGCCCACTGAAAGACTGTTTGTAGCCCCGCCCCTCCCTATATGCCCATTTTACTGCTTCAGTCAGAAGGTGGCATCTGTGACTGTgacacattaaacacattaccaagtgaaagtgtgtgtacaATACACACCTATAGTGGTGATCACAGTACCAGCGAAGAAGAAAGCACTGCCGAGATCCCAGTAGCTGAAGTTGTGCGCTGTGTCTCCTGTCGGACTCACTCCAGCGCTGAAGGCGTCAATGGAGTGCTGAGGAGAGAAAACAcgcattaaacattaaacccaTATTTTATCAAAGTAAAGGTAGAGAACCGACCCGCTGCTGCAGCTCAGCAATAATGATGTCATTAGCACTAATGAATCGTtatctcagacacacactgagGCACCCAGTGGGCGGAGCAGATGTTTGCCCCGCCCCAACTGTCTCAGCCTGACAGGAAGTCCAGGCAACAGATGGGGAAagcaacaggaagtcagtgagGTGAGAAAACCCACAGCAAAAGAAGCTGAAGGGCGCGAAAACAAGGACGAACAAAAAtccatcacacaacacacacacacacacacacacaacacaacacacacacacacacacacacacacaccgagccaaaaacctcaagtgtGACAAACTTGCTCCATGTGGTTGAGAtgatgatgacatcatcatgagAAAGTCTCTCAGTCTATCActtacagtttgtgtgtgtgtgtgtgtgtgtgtgtgtgtgtgtgtgtgtgtgtgcgtgc
This genomic interval carries:
- the kcnk10a gene encoding potassium channel subfamily K member 10a; its protein translation is MKFPAENQRKPSSSWSPPPVAVQTNLVPPKKVQPGMLQSSLVQASVATMQNPMGCSLPRLSVSRPASMVASMEAGADSSALLSVMKWKTVLAVFVVVVIYLVAGGLAFRALEQPFERNQKDTITAEKAAFLQKHPCVTPDELEILIKHSIDAFSAGVSPTGDTAHNFSYWDLGSAFFFAGTVITTIGYGNIAPSTEGGKTFCILYAIFGIPLFGFLLAGVGDQLGTIFVKTIAKVEKMFRNKNNQISQTKIRVASTLLFILAGCIVFVTIPAVIFKEIEEWTALDAIYFVVITLTTVGIGDYVAGGNRAKEYYNWYKPLVWFWILVGLAYFAAVLSMIGDWLRVLSKKTKEEVGEFKAHAAEWKANVRAEIRETRRRLSVEVHDKLQRAATIRNMERRQLGLDQRAQSLDILSHPNERRVANFNILDAATNFKTSSQESINAKLNDNIFNRFGSVSKLAKRAKNKELKKNIPGDGRKTGSEEKKEVEEEELEKEVNTSLSDLPLFVESPKSQNGFMMVPAKTKEEELEEEEEEEEEEEEGGGGKEKEKEKEDKEKKLEEFRVEMDI